Proteins found in one Lates calcarifer isolate ASB-BC8 linkage group LG8, TLL_Latcal_v3, whole genome shotgun sequence genomic segment:
- the LOC108885549 gene encoding uncharacterized protein LOC108885549, giving the protein MVTARFFSGASLFALLIVDICCLPVKKGSSPSAPAAGVSAPAYQPAPQPEPSLSQPAVHVGSSSSSRPVVSRHHGSTVGYHAVAPPPPGAASQPGPHEVDWALAPPGVFSGEEQPAHAPVHSGTSGYVSPPYPPYPPQPMYEAGELSHYEENYEMGDYLRETEDQGYAAPVPPPPMPMSAEPSFTSPPRPGPGPGVGGGWGGYPYFDYRLLYGDYPPGTYTHFSSNFEQGADYWYDDHYIRYDPYDPAPVQEPQTFTAPQRSEEPKTPVKAPATGGLGSSPGSFRRPTLPRRYNPGKGGY; this is encoded by the exons ATGGTGACTGCACGGTTCTTCTCAGG GGCTTCCCTCTTTGCCTTGCTGATTGTGGACATATGCTGCCTTCCTGTAAAGAAAG GCTCTAGCCCCAGCGCTCCCGCTGCAGGTGTCTCCGCACCGGCTTATCAGCCTGCACCGCAGCCAGAGCCCAGTTTGTCTCAACCAGCAGTACATGTTGGCTCTAGTTCCTCCTCTAGACCTGTTGTGTCCAGACACCATGGCAGTACAGTGGGATATCATGCTGTtgccccaccaccaccaggggCAGCTTCCCAACCTGGCCCACATG AAGTTGACTGGGCTCTTGCACCTCCTGGTGTCTTCTCTGGTGAGGAACAGCCAGCTCATGCTCCTGTTCATTCCGGTACATCTGGGTATGTGAGTCCACCTTATCCACCTTATCCACCTCAACCAATGTATGAGGCAGGGGAGCTGTCTCATTATGAAGAGAACTATGAGATGGGTGACTACCTGCGTGAGACAGAGGATCAAGGTTACGCAGCACCGGTGCCTCCTCCACCTATGCCCATGTCTGCTGAACCAAGCTTCACCAGCCCTCCTCGGCCAGGGCCTGGTCCTGGTGTTGGTGGAGGCTGGGGTGGTTATCCTTACTTTGACTACAGGCTCCTGTATGGCGATTACCCTCCAGGCACATACACTCACTTCAGCAGCAACTTCGAGCAGGGGGCAGACTACTGGTATGACGATCACTACATAAGATATGATCCCTATGACCCTGCACCTGTACAAGAACCACAGACCTTCACAGCCCCTCAACGCTCTGAGGAGCCAAAAACTCCTGTGAAGGCTCCAGCTACTGGTGGTCTTGGTTCTTCCCCTGGAAGCTTCAGACGGCCAACTCTGCCAAGACGCTACAACCCAGGCAAG GGTGGCTACTGA
- the LOC108885551 gene encoding uncharacterized protein LOC108885551, producing the protein MVTARFFSGASLFALLIVDICCLPVKKGSSPSAPAAGVSAPAYQPAPQPEPSLSQPAVHVGSSSSSRPVVSRHHGSTVGYHAVAPPPPGAASQPGPHEVDWALAPPGVFSGEEQPAHAPVHSGTSGYVSPPYPPYPPQPMYEAGELSHYEENYEMGDYLRETEDQGYAAPAPPPPMPMSAEPSFTSPPRPGPGPGVGGGWGGYPYFDYRLLYGDYPPGTYTHFSSNFEQGADYWYDDHYIRYDPYDPAPVQEPQTFTAPQRSEEPKTPVKAPATGGLGSSPGSFRRPTLAKTLQPRQGWLLSGSSSMNWSLNPIKILSNT; encoded by the exons ATGGTGACTGCACGGTTCTTCTCAGG GGCTTCCCTCTTTGCCTTGCTGATTGTGGACATATGCTGCCTTCCTGTAAAGAAAG GCTCTAGCCCCAGCGCTCCCGCTGCAGGTGTCTCCGCACCGGCTTATCAGCCTGCACCGCAGCCAGAGCCCAGTTTGTCTCAACCAGCAGTACATGTTGGCTCTAGTTCCTCCTCTAGACCTGTTGTGTCCAGACACCATGGCAGTACAGTGGGATATCATGCTGTtgccccaccaccaccaggggCAGCTTCCCAACCTGGCCCACATG AAGTTGACTGGGCTCTTGCACCTCCTGGTGTCTTCTCTGGTGAGGAACAGCCAGCTCATGCTCCTGTTCATTCCGGTACATCTGGGTATGTGAGTCCACCTTATCCACCTTATCCACCTCAACCAATGTATGAGGCAGGGGAGCTGTCTCATTATGAAGAGAACTATGAGATGGGTGACTACCTGCGTGAGACAGAGGATCAAGGTTACGCAGCACCAGCGCCTCCTCCACCTATGCCCATGTCTGCTGAACCAAGCTTCACCAGCCCTCCTCGGCCAGGGCCTGGTCCTGGTGTTGGTGGAGGCTGGGGTGGTTATCCTTACTTTGACTACAGGCTCCTGTATGGCGATTACCCTCCAGGCACATACACTCACTTCAGCAGCAACTTCGAGCAGGGGGCAGACTACTGGTATGACGATCACTACATAAGATATGATCCCTATGACCCTGCACCTGTACAAGAACCACAGACCTTCACAGCCCCTCAACGCTCTGAGGAGCCAAAGACTCCTGTGAAGGCTCCAGCTACTGGTGGTCTTGGTTCTTCCCCTGGAAGCTTCAGACGGCCAACTCTGGCCAAGACGCTACAACCCAGGCAAG GGTGGCTACTGAGTGGATCCTCCAGCATGAACTGGTCTCTGAACCCAATAAAGATCTTGTCAAATACTTGA